The following is a genomic window from Nodosilinea sp. PGN35.
CCCGGAAAATGAACCGTAAGCCGCGCCGTGAACGGCAGAAACACCTCAAACACCCGCAACCACTTAAAATCAGCCGGGGCGCGGTCTTGCAGCGCCTTGGGAAAATTACTCACGCTGCTGAGGTACTCCGCCCGCAGTCCGCGCTCGGTGGGGGTAACCTCGTAGCGGGGCACCACCGGGTTGTTGATATCGCCAAAGGTGTCGGTGTGCACCCAGGCAAAGTGAGCCACGTCCAAAAATCCTTCTATCTGCCGCCCCGCCGCTGCCTCCAGCTCCACGGCATTGGGCAAAATTTGCTGATACTCAGGGTCATCCCACTCGGGCAGCTCTGGCAGGGGGAATTGATTTCCACCGCTGAGGGTCGTCCAGATCAGACCGTAGGCTTCTTTGACCGGGTAGGTTTTCAGGCACAGCTTTTTAGGAATGCTGGCCTCGGGGTTAGCGGGCACTTTTACGCACTGACCGTCGGTAGAGTAGTGGAAACCGTGGTATTTGCAAACCAGGTAATCCCCCGCTACCCAACCCATGCTGAGGGGAATGCCGCGATGCAGGCAAATATCGTTGGCGACCGAAATGCCTACGGCCGTGCGCCAAATAACCAGCCGCTGGTCGAGTAGGGTCGCTGTGACGGGCTTGGTGGTGACGTCGTGGCTAAAGGCAATGGGATACCAAAACGGGTACAGGGCATCCCAGTCCGATTCTGTAAAGGTGCATCCTCTCGGGTAGGTCTGTTGATGGGCCATGGCAGTGTTTTCAAAATGAGTTCGTCAGGCATAGCAGATTCCAATCGGCTCCGTCTGACGCTAGGAATACAGCCCGCTGCACTGCTTAACTTTCCCTGGAACCGGTGGGGCAAAAGAACGCGATTAAAGCTGGGGCTGGGGAACGATAG
Proteins encoded in this region:
- a CDS encoding aromatic ring-hydroxylating dioxygenase subunit alpha; translation: MAHQQTYPRGCTFTESDWDALYPFWYPIAFSHDVTTKPVTATLLDQRLVIWRTAVGISVANDICLHRGIPLSMGWVAGDYLVCKYHGFHYSTDGQCVKVPANPEASIPKKLCLKTYPVKEAYGLIWTTLSGGNQFPLPELPEWDDPEYQQILPNAVELEAAAGRQIEGFLDVAHFAWVHTDTFGDINNPVVPRYEVTPTERGLRAEYLSSVSNFPKALQDRAPADFKWLRVFEVFLPFTARLTVHFPGEGRLCILNAASPISARKTRVFVPICRNFDKDQPLEPVYEFNYQVFEEDKQVVEAQYPEDLPLDMSAESHIGADKTSITYRRGLRSLGLGAAYTA